The Amaranthus tricolor cultivar Red isolate AtriRed21 chromosome 14, ASM2621246v1, whole genome shotgun sequence DNA window TAATCTTTTGAGGGAATTGGAGGCTAATGATAGTTTACCTGATGATATGAGGAGGATTTTAGCAGATCTTGACTCAAAATTGTCTGAATTAACCCTAGAGAGCAATACTAGTGAATCTGTTCAAATCTTGAGAGATAGACAATTGAGTGATGCAAAAGAGAAGCTGAAATCTGCCCATAAGAAGATCATGGGTTGGGAATCGAAAACTGATACTATTTGGGAATCTGGCCCGGAAGTGGCTTGGGAGTACATTGAATCTGTCAAGGAAATTGTGTGTTTGTTGGGATTATTTAGAAGTTTGTGTGTAGAGGAAGATGTTACTGATGTCACTGCCCAAGCCGAGGATATCCTGCAAGTCGCTATGGCGCGATTAGAGGAGGAATTGGCACATATTCTTGCACATAGAAGGCAAGCCTGTGTTTCGAGTGAGGTTGAGGATGATGGGGTAGATGGGGCTGTTTCGTCTTCACAAGGCGATACTATTTTGGATTTGATTGACCCAGAATCGATCCCATTTCTGAAGTCGATCAGAAAAGTTATGTTCGATGGAAAGTATGATCAGGAGTTTTGTGAGATGTATGTAAAGACTCAAAAGGATGCATTGGAAGAGTGCTTGATTGGGCTTGGAATGGAGACGGTTAGCATCGACGAGTTGATCAAGATGCCGTGGGAGATTATGGCTTCCAAGATCAAGATTTGGACCCAAGTTCTAAGAACTACTGTCCAAGTCTACTTTTCGGCTGAGAAACAGCTTTGCGATGAGATTTTCGGGGAATCTGAGCCTCATGCATCACTGTGCTTGATCAACATTACCAAGTCTTCTGTGACTTGTCTCTTTAACTTCGGCCATGCTATTGCTCTTGGGCCCCACACACCCGAGAAGCTCTTTTATCTTCTCGATATGTACGAGGTTTTAGCAGAAGTTAAGGAGAAAATCAGTTCCCTATTCGCGGTAGAGGGAGGCTCATTCGTGATGAACGAGTTTAAAGAGGTCATGGAAAGACTAGGCGAGTCTGCTCGAGTGACATTTTTAGGATTTGGGAATGTGATTCTGTCCGATCCTTCAACTGATCCTTTCCCGGGTGGAGGCGTGCATCCGCTCTCTAGCTATGTCATGAATTACATCACGGTCTACTTACCCGACTACTGCAAAACTCTCAACACTCTCCTACAGGGAAAGGAGAACACGAGCTCAGACCCGGTCTTACCCGAGAAAAGTTTGTTAGCCATTCATCTTCGGTCGATTGCAGCCCAATTGAAGTCGAACCTCGAGAAGAAGTCTCAGTTGTACAAGGATGCAGCCTTGCAGCATGTATTTCTCATGAACAATGCACATTACATCCAGCAAAAAGTGATAGGTTCCGAGCTGCAGAAGATATTCGGGGATGAATGGATCAGAACACAGATAGTGAACTATCAACAGCACGCTACGAGCTACGTTAGGAGTACTTGGAGCAATGTCGTGGCGTCCCTTAGGGATGACGGAATACCACCAGGATCGGGTTCAGGGGTTAAGGTGATCCTCAAAGAAAAGATTCGGGTTTTCAGTGTTGCGTTTGAGGAGGTGTATAGGAGCCAAACCGGGTGGTTTATACGAGACGAACAGCTCAAGGAAGAGTTACGGATTTCGATCTCTCAAAAGGTGATTTTGGCCTATCAGAGTTTCATAGGAAGATATAGCAAGTACGACATTGAGAAGTATGTCAAGTATGATTCCGATGACTTGGAAAATCTACTTCGAGATTTCTTCGAAGGATCTCAGAAATCGTTGAATTACCGCAGAAGATGAATTCAGTGAAAACGAATGAAATTCAATGGAGTTGTAGACATcgttttttgttttgttaatttGGTTGTAGATTCGCTCGGTTTCGTTGCATTAATGTGTGAGATGATTGCTATTGTATGTCCTCTGATCATGTATTGGCACATAACATAGTGctatttgtaatttttgatgCATAGATGTTGAATGGAAAGCTGCATTCTGTCACAGAAATCCTGAAATATGGTGCAAAAACAACGGCACATTGCATTGTCTTAAAGTTCTTCAAAAATCGTACTGATATTTCCTGCGTTATATAAGTGTAAAATCCCTGTGTTTTATATCATTTTGGAGGACATCTCAAGCTTTTGGTCAATACTTGACATTAGGCTTGTCCTTAGAAAAAGCTTTCTTTTGGAGGGTGTGCTTTAACTTTAGGCTTGTCCTTAGAAAAGTGTAGCAATCTTGAGATCAACAAAATCATCCAAGTTGGTAATGCCCTTTTCTTCTTTCCCTTTATCATTTTAATCTTTATTGATAGTTTTTGTGATTGATTATTTCGTGTGTACTTACTTCAATTAAGATTTTTGAAAAGAAGATTTATTGATAAATTTTCGCCATTCAAAATTAAGGAAAACTAAAACTTCATTTAAACGCGATTAATGGAAAATATTTGAGCCTTAATCAAAGTTATTAGTGGGCGAAAGTTGGCCACGACCCACCCTAAAAAGTTGGTGACATTGTACTATATAATAACTATACACGAGGAATCTTGCCTACAAATTACTTCAAATGTATGTTTGAATCACAATACTCACCTGGCCTGTCATTAACATAACAAAACCGCTCAAATACTTTAACCTCACATCAATTTTCAATACCGttcactttaaaaacctttttttaatgttaatattcaaaattttgaacCTCTTCACTTAAAGTTCTGACTTTGCCTTTAATTTGAGCAATCTAgtctattaatttgaatagACGAAAACAAATAGATTATCCATCAAAATTGACACACTATTAATATTATCTAAGATTGCtaaaaatatacatttttttgaCAAAATAAATCTTAGGGTGACTTTTACATAGTAGTAGTAATTAATTTGTACTTtgtgcttaaaatttaatactgaaaatattatttttaatagcaAATTTAAACGTATAAAGAGAGTAATAGTGTGAGTGATTAGTGAATCTATTGCTTCCTGTTCCGGCTGTGGAGAGAACAATCAACACTCTCAACAAAGATGAAGAGAATGCTTTTTAAGGTTCACAGTGTATATGAACTACTGGGGAGGTCTGAGTTGCTTTTCCGACTGTTTCACCGTGTTTTCCTCCGATGATTAAGTCCGTAAGGGTTTCGAGATGATTGCTAATAAAGTTTATAAGGAATTAGAGCTATTTCTGTACGAGAGAATAATGCTTGGGTTTCAAGGTAAAAGTTACGTTACCCTTGGTGATGCATGGCATTGTATATTTATAGAGGTGGGCTTTAGGAGAGGTTCCCAAAACCCTAATGGCAGTTTAGACTTTTATCTTAAATGAAATCTTTCTCGGGATCAGTGGAGAGagaaatagaatattttgtaaGCCTATGTCGTGTTTGGTGATTTGCGGATAGGGTACGAGGTAAGTATGGTGTCTTACCTTATACAAGTGTTGATAGCTTTTCTAAGTATAACTGCAGTTGCTTCTTGCCATGTCATCGTTTCCTTTGTCATCATTCTGCAGGATCAATCATCCTGCAGGTATTTATGTTCTTCATTCTATGCCAGGGTCCTTTTGATATGACCCTACTGCTTCTGTGAGTCATGTAGTCTTAATCTTAGCTTAGAAGTAAGTTTAGTCTTCCAGGAGCTATGTCGTCCTTCCAAGGAGCCTGGACCTCTGAAGGGGTCCTGATTGCTTTATCCTATCCTTCGTTTATGATGATAATTGGAGTTTCTCCTCTTTCAAGGTCTTGAGACTGAAGACATTGTCCAGCACATACACTTCCAAATTAAAGACCCCACACCTCATATGTCATATGCATGAACGTATATTATCAACCACTACCTGCTTTGAAAAAGAATAAGTGATTTCTCTTAAAAGAAAAGTTAATAAACTTATTTGATAATAGAGAATTAaggataatttaaaataaatcacACCAATCACATTTATTGTTTGAAGCGTTTGGTAAACACAAAATTGTTCTAAATTCTCCAATTTCATTAATATAGctataacatttaaaaaaaaattcattccattaaatttattataaaaaattaacacaTAAAAAAGCAAGTTTAAAAGAACAGAAAAATATTTACATTGATGCATCTAGTTGTTTTACTACAAGTCTACAACTATTGATAAGCATTTATTTCCTTTGTGTATTCATATGTTCCAGATTCCTACAATTGATTTTGATGACTTTtaagttaataataaatttaataaaaaatttcaactttttttttaatgacggccttaaaataaagattttatattcttataatttgtattatatgaaCTATTTAACATATAAACAGTGAAACAGTCTCCTATAACAATTTGTGAAATACTTTTATACAAATCATTGACTTTTACTTGATTAAATCGATCAACTGATTATCTTATGTTATAGGGTCAGTTGAGGGAAGAGGCTGATTAGgtgaaaattaaacaaaaattttattcGAAAAAAGTGATACTTATTCCAACTAAATCAAAATACCAATTTGGCAGCAACTCCAGTGGTGGTTTGGTATTAGAGACTTTGAGCCTTAAGTTGTTAAAACTATTTTAAAAGCTCGCTTGTTTAGCACATGCTAGCTTAGGGTGTCCGCGTTGCACTGGCAGCCATGCTAATTACACGTGCTAGGGTGCTACTAATGATCAAAGAGGAATGAACCTTGCCCTTGCTACACAGGCATGGACACTCATCCTATATGAACAACCAACTAGTTACTATTTTCTTCGTCTTCTATTCTTTTCTTTAGCTAACACTTGGTGACTCGACGTGGCTTGAGGTTGTTTGGCCTACTCAATACCCATTATTCGAAAATAGACATAAACCTACAAAAATAAGCTAAACACGTATATTACCCAAAAGGGCATAAAATCcgagaaaaataagaaaaatacattaaaaaaaaattttcattccattaaatttattataaagaattaacacataaaaaagcaagtttaaaagaacagaaaaatatttaacattGATGCATTTAGTTGTTTtaagttaataataaatttaataaaaaaatttcaacattttttttgtaatgACGACCTTAAAACAAAGATTTCATAttcttataatttgtattatatgaaCTATTTAACATATAAACAGTGAAACAGTCTCCTATAACAAATTGTGAAACACTTTTATACAAATCATTGACTTTTACTTGATTAAATCGATCAACTGATTATTTTATGTTATAGGGTCAGTTGAGAGAAGAGGCTGATTAGgtgaaaattaaacaaaaattgtaCTCGAAAAAAAGTGATACTTATTCCAACTAAATCAAAATCCGACTCTCAAATCCTttcatttaaaaactttaattttaaattttgagttaatgtaatttaaaataattctatatacaccttaaaaaaaattaatgctatacacaaaattaatttaatgatGATATATGGTTTAGTCTAAAATACTTCTAAAATGTAAGATCTTTAACGTGTTTAAGGCGACAAATAAAACAGAATCAAATTCCTAATTGCGTGATATTGACATTATTTGGTTTCACACCAATAGACATGACTCAATAGTCAAGGGTCAATACAGGCTTGCTACTACCATTTTCAAGTACGATCATTCATTATCAAATATTTGCAATTAATTGTATATGTTGtatgaaaaaatattacaatCAGTACTTaatagcaagtattatggaatGGAGAAGGTATAAAATACTGCCTTTGTCTCGTTCAATTGGAGGCAAagagaaaaattatgatttttaaaaaagtggATATTggtaacaaataaaaaagaaaaataaattatgtggatcaaattaaaagagaattagaatgtatgaatgagaataaaaaaagtattgaatcattatccaaaaatacaaataatgagTACAAAATAAGTAAGAAAAACTAAAAtgataattaatacaaaatgaGTAAGACAAAATAAGTAATATACAcaaatttaagaattagatgACATTTGGAATTTTGACGTAAgaattttttgtaaataaacaatTGTAATTGAGTAGTACTATGTATAAGTGACTTCTATTTTCCACCATGAGCTTACCATAGAAGcacattttattttgattttgtctttaattatgaattaatttttttagttgttatattttatattgtctTTTTAATTACATTACGAATTTagtttctctttttattttattaacatatttatttttatctattattttttttaatcttatacTCCaagtacaaattaaaaatactcTTATTTTAGTGAATCAATAGTGGAGGGAGACACAGAGCGGATAGTACTGATTAGCTTTTAGCGTTTCGTCTTTAATTGATGGAGTTATagttgatttttatttgatgTAATCTATaggatttcttttttttttaaaaaaaaaaaaatcattttataatactttcttattttttaaagtttgctaaaaataaatatcacttttaaatgttattttttattgcaaaataaaaaaaaggagacACAAGGATATGTCTTAGGAGTATATGTCATTTTTTTTGGTGATCAAAAGTAGTTGTGTTTGTCTATCTTAGTAAATTTGTTATACTAGTTTGAGTCTCATGttaatcaaggtaatttcttcaatctaaatatttgataatttacTTCAATCcagatatttattttttgaattaacttctatttcttattaaaattaattaatatactcAATTTAGCTTCTAAAAACATTCAGTTAATTATTCTAAGCGTGAATTACCATATTATTCATTCAATTAGATTGcaataaattcattttgaacaCTACACATGGAACTTGGAGATTTAATTTTAGTAGTCGTATTCTagtatatactttttatttatttatcaagtATAGTCAACTTTTAATACTcctatattttaaattctagtGTTTTAAAAATACGATTTAATGGCTATGAATATGATTCTAAACTAAAGTTGTTATGCGACAGTGAAAGtaaagatcgaaaacaataacgaaaagtaataaagattcaaacaaacacaAAAGAAATCATACCGAGAAATTAacatggttcactatcaatgtgatagctacatccaccggcaccgagaataaacttttcactataaattgggagattacaagatgaatgagaaaccacaacaatggcttttcaagctttttctctcttagttttcctcattTTGTGTTTCATGCATTATcccctaattctaattacaagaggggtttatatagtatatcacttgataaaaaaaaattaggttaaCAATTACAAAAAAACGGGCCTAAAAAATAAGTAACCGTCAAAAGAACATGCGAAAACTAAAAACCCGCAAAAAACTACACAAGTCGCAGCTCGCATACTAAGTCGCGGCCTGTGTTCCAAAACTGTAGCTTTATATTTCAAAACTCGCGACACGCGACCAAACATACCGCCCATTACGGTACATAGTAGGCTAGTAATAGTAGAAAATAGGAGTAAAAGTTAAGAGTAACATCACGACTAAAGTATGTAATAGTGTACAATAAAATAATGTTCACTAAGGtcttatttagtttaactaataaaaactgatttttatcaattaaaattggcttttttttactgattttttaataatcaatgTTGATTACATACCAATAATCAATATTGATTACATACCAATAATCAACGATCAATATACGATATGTCCACCATCATTATTATACACCTTTCTCCATTGAGTAATATCTCTACCTCTCCAAGTTTTAAAGATTTATATATTCGGACAAAAACCCTAGTTAGGGTTTAATCTTCAAATCAAAACATCATTCATCAGCAAATCTCAAGGTTTTTCTCTCTCGCTCTCTTTGATCTCGAatcatttttgaataatccGTATGTTGTAATCTTTTTATCATCCAatgattattgtttgatttttttttgtcgtTGTTACTGTTCTTCATTTCTCTGTTGAGTGATAATTCTTTTGTTGGTCTGTAATTTTGTTTGCATTTCTTTGTTAAgcttcattatattttttttcacttcATGTTATAGTTTGGGATAATTAGATAGtcttttgttgattaattatgagaagaaaatgtttatttgcTAATCGTAAGTGTTTTATCACTATTTACTAAGATAAATGTCTATTTAATGAGGATTTATTTCATGTTATCTAGGATTGGCACGAGCTGGGCTAGCACAGCCTGCTCCAGGTTGATCGGTCTTGAACATTTATAAGGCTTTGACCAAAAATTATACGTTGGTACTTATATACATGAATATAAATTTTGcttcatttttttataatacgAGCAAAAAAGTTTGATGATTTAGTAGGAGTAATAAATAGGAATAATAAGTGGATTAATGAGAGTCATATCAACATAGCGATGGGGAGGATAGAAATTTAAGCAAGATTTTTTAAACAAGATTGTCACAAATAAATTAGCTAGACACAAAAGATCGACGATTCGTATAATGAGGTTGTATTATAGCTTAGTTATAAAAAATCATGGTTAACTTTTTATATGCGGGTAGGCCGGTAGGGGTCTCTAAAAAGAGGGCCCCTCGCAAGTTTGGGTTTGAGCCGTCGCTCATTGTGCTCCTCCTATTGAGACCTCTTTGGCTTTAGGCACTGTACAACCGTATAAGGGACAAATTTTTGTGTGTATTGCATTCAAGCCTCAGGGTATTGGATAGATGGCCTGTTCAACATGAGTTCCGTAGCCCACCAAACCCATTTTTtttccaacaaaaaaaagaaaaaatatggtGGATCAGTTAACGTGTTGTCTGTGGCATGACTTGGCTCTTTGGCCAGCTGTGTTGTGCCAGTGCCCTAGCTTTGGCTGAACGACTCTGCAGGTTCTGTGCCACACCAGGTGTGAAACTGCCATTGCCTTGCTGGGCATGGCTCATGCctatgtttaattttatttgaaggACTGTTCACTGAATGTCAAATAGAAGTTGTTTTGCTTGATTTGATGGTTGATTTAGGTTTTGTTCTATGTACCTGGTCGAATGTTTTTTCTCCTTTGGCTTGTTGATACATGGCTTAATTCAAATGATACTTGATGATTGTAGTGTGGTGGATCAAGGGACTTATTTTGTtgacctttttcattttgacttcCATTTGAAGGCTGCAGCTATGGCATTTTTCAGTAAAGTTGGGAATATACTTAAACAGAACATGAGCAAGCAGATTACCCCACAATTTTCTACAACGAACCTCTCAGTTTATCAGGCATTAAGATGCATGTCTTCTTCAAGACTTTTTGTTGGAGGTATCTGTACTCTTTCTTAAACATTTACAATTGAGCTTTGGCTTGTCGGCGACTTTTTCTAAACACATATATGCTTAAATGCAGGTCTCCCATATGCTGTAGATGATACATCTTTACGGGAAGCTTTCTCTCCATATGGTGAAGTTATTGAAGGTGTATATCATTTTTTCTCTCTACATTTTGAAATTGCCTTGCCCAATGGTGGCGATTAGTTAGTTGATTTACTCCCTAGTTCTTTGCTTCGGATATATCCTTGTGGTAGTTATTATCTGGTTTGAATAGCTACAATCAAAGCTTCAGGATTACTAGTTGTGCACTGAAAAGTAGGCCATTGAGGACAAAATATGTGATGTCTCTCATTATATGCTTGTTTCAAGGCTGTTGTTCGCCATTAGTGCAGGATAAGTAGACAACTAAGTGAAATTAGATATAGCTTCAGCTCTTTTTAGTGTACTAGATTGTCTTCCACCTCGCACAACAAGTACACAACAAAGTGTAGAGGGAAGCAGAACAGTCTTTGCCCTATTTCGATTACAAGAAATCAGGATAGGCAAGAGATTTGAGTACAAGCAACAATAATGATGGATCTGGTAAAAAACAAGTACTAATGCTACAGCTGCTGTAACTTTATGATTCCATCCATACTTAAGTTCTTCGTTGTTGAAGAGATTTGCCTCTTCAAAGAAAGAAGTGAACCATTTCTCTCTCTTGCATTTCCTTGAACTTCATTATCTCTATACTATTGAGGAAAAAACATAATCCCTTCCTCTTTCCCTTCCCTTTCTCGTACTTGTACTCTGAAACTCTATCAAATGAAAGTGTTGGATGGGTCATGGATGGCTAGTGGATATAAGTATATGACTTCCATTCTAATTTACAAAGAATTTTGGGTTACTCTCAATTGAAGTTGAAAATTTCTCAAGTTCATTTGAAATAGCTAAAAACTATGGCTTATTTATCTGATCTTTGGGGGAATTTTCTGTACGGACCTGCAACTTTGTTTCGTAAATGGAATTGTTATGTATCTCCTACATGTTTCCCTCACTAGTTCACAAACAACAGTATTTCCAAAGCCTTATTTCTAATTATATGAGCTTGGCTATATGGGTTTGGCTATGTGAGCCAAATGCCCAAAGCAAATTAACATGACATATCGTTGCTAACAAAGATTGCATTTTACTCGGTCTTTATCTTCAATAGTCATCTACTACTTTAAGAGTTACTTGGATAATcgtccatatatatatatatattaatattctcTTCCTCCATTCATTCTTATCTATGTCATGTTTCTCTATATCCCAATTTGTTGTGACTTGTGCCGATCTTAACTCCTGTCATCCATTTTATCTTCAGCACACTTCTTTCTCTTTTAAGCTCCTCTGAGTTCCAAATTCCAACCTTCAACTTTTCTAAATTGTGCATTTTCCATCAAATGTTCACAATATAAAAGTTTTAACACTCCCTTACAGATCCTCATTTGTAGTAGAGTAGACTTTCGGGGTAGGGATCGAACCCTATGAACAATTATTTGACATATTCTGTATTTCTCTTGCAGCTAGAGTTATTATTGATCGTGAGCAAATGACATCTCGAGGATTTGGTTTTATTACATTTGCTTCAAGTGAAGAGGCTTCTAGTGCTATCCAGGCTCTGGATGGGCAGGTATTATTTTATTCTGGTTTGGTTATTCTTGTTTTTTGCTTCATTATTCGTAGTCTTCTTTTACCTCCAGTGGAAGTGTTTGGTTTGGCACCTTTACCATGAGTATAGACACATGACACTTGTGAATCCAAAACATAATTTCTAATAATTGCCCAGGAAGACATCTGGACTCATATTCATGTTTACTTTGACTATATGAGTACCTtagtaataaatattaaaagaacGCATTGCTGGCATGCACTTCTAAGTCCAATCTGTTGAGGATAGAAATTTTatgtcctttttttttttgcgtggAGAAATGCTTTAGAGTACACAGTTTCAGTATCTAATATAATTCCTTCCTTGCTTTGCTCCAATTTCCATCATTTCAATGTTATGCTTGTATAGTGCCTGagcatttattattattgcgTATCACTCAAATGCAGAACATAAATCATGAGTCCgtgaagtttaattttttttctagattCAAATTAACAAAGAAAGCATAATATAACATGAGAGACAAATGGATTATAAAGCAGAACATAGACAATACTCTTCTAACTCATTACAAGATTTAACAATAGACCATCTTCTATCTTGATCATGGAAAAAAATCGTGGTTGCG harbors:
- the LOC130800395 gene encoding exocyst complex component EXO70E2-like isoform X2; translated protein: MIGMEDTNVGMISSNHLRQKSLIAAHNLLRELEANDSLPDDMRRILADLDSKLSELTLESNTSESVQILRDRQLSDAKEKLKSAHKKIMGWESKTDTIWESGPEVAWEYIESVKEIVCLLGLFRSLCVEEDVTDVTAQAEDILQVAMARLEEELAHILAHRRQACVSSEVEDDGVDGAVSSSQGDTILDLIDPESIPFLKSIRKVMFDGKYDQEFCEMYVKTQKDALEECLIGLGMETVSIDELIKMPWEIMASKIKIWTQVLRTTVQVYFSAEKQLCDEIFGESEPHASLCLINITKSSVTCLFNFGHAIALGPHTPEKLFYLLDMYEVLAEVKEKISSLFAVEGGSFVMNEFKEVMERLGESARVTFLGFGNVILSDPSTDPFPGGGVHPLSSYVMNYITVYLPDYCKTLNTLLQGKENTSSDPVLPEKSLLAIHLRSIAAQLKSNLEKKSQLYKDAALQHVFLMNNAHYIQQKVIGSELQKIFGDEWIRTQIVNYQQHATSYVRSTWSNVVASLRDDGIPPGSGSGVKVILKEKIRVFSVAFEEVYRSQTGWFIRDEQLKEELRISISQKVILAYQSFIGRYSKYDIEKYVKYDSDDLENLLRDFFEGSQKSLNYRRR
- the LOC130800395 gene encoding exocyst complex component EXO70E2-like isoform X1, whose translation is MIRLIPTIQFPVSRFKGMEDTNVGMISSNHLRQKSLIAAHNLLRELEANDSLPDDMRRILADLDSKLSELTLESNTSESVQILRDRQLSDAKEKLKSAHKKIMGWESKTDTIWESGPEVAWEYIESVKEIVCLLGLFRSLCVEEDVTDVTAQAEDILQVAMARLEEELAHILAHRRQACVSSEVEDDGVDGAVSSSQGDTILDLIDPESIPFLKSIRKVMFDGKYDQEFCEMYVKTQKDALEECLIGLGMETVSIDELIKMPWEIMASKIKIWTQVLRTTVQVYFSAEKQLCDEIFGESEPHASLCLINITKSSVTCLFNFGHAIALGPHTPEKLFYLLDMYEVLAEVKEKISSLFAVEGGSFVMNEFKEVMERLGESARVTFLGFGNVILSDPSTDPFPGGGVHPLSSYVMNYITVYLPDYCKTLNTLLQGKENTSSDPVLPEKSLLAIHLRSIAAQLKSNLEKKSQLYKDAALQHVFLMNNAHYIQQKVIGSELQKIFGDEWIRTQIVNYQQHATSYVRSTWSNVVASLRDDGIPPGSGSGVKVILKEKIRVFSVAFEEVYRSQTGWFIRDEQLKEELRISISQKVILAYQSFIGRYSKYDIEKYVKYDSDDLENLLRDFFEGSQKSLNYRRR